A genomic segment from Triticum dicoccoides isolate Atlit2015 ecotype Zavitan chromosome 1A, WEW_v2.0, whole genome shotgun sequence encodes:
- the LOC119290818 gene encoding NADPH-dependent aldehyde reductase-like protein, chloroplastic, producing the protein MSGAADTAAAAAVAAVAGSSDPAALPLSGRVGIVTGASRGIGRAIAAHLSSLGASVVLGYAAVRADVSEEAGARALFDAAESAFGCAAPHIMVANAGVLDDKYPSLADTTTADFDRVFAINTRGAFLCLREAANRLPRGGGGRIVAVTSSVVGSNPTGYSAYTASKAAVEAMVRTMAKELKGTRVTANCVAPGATATDMFFAGKSDETVRRTAETNPMERLGEAGDIAPVVGFLCTDAAEWVNGQVIRVNGGYV; encoded by the coding sequence ATGTCTGGTGCCGCTGACACAGCTGCGGCCGCGGCCGTCGCCGCCGTGGCCGGCTCGTCGGATCCCGCGGCGTTGCCGCTCAGCGGGCGCGTGGGCATCGTGACCGGCGCGTCGCGCGGCATCGGGCGAGCCATCGCGGCCCACCTCTCGTCCCTCGGCGCGAGCGTCGTCCTGGGCTACGCGGCCGTGAGGGCCGACGTGTCCGAGGAGGCCGGCGCGCGCGCCCTCTTCGACGCCGCCGAGTCGGCCTTCGGCTGCGCGGCGCCGCACATCATGGTCGCCAACGCCGGCGTGCTCGACGACAAGTACCCGTCCCTCGCCGACACCACCACGGCCGACTTCGACCGCGTGTTCGCCATCAACACGCGCGGCGCGTTCCTCTGCCTCCGCGAGGCTGCCAACCGGCtgccccgcggcggcggcggccggatcgTGGCCGTGACGTCGTCCGTTGTCGGGTCGAACCCGACGGGGTACTCCGCCTACACGGCGTCCAAGGCGGCCGTGGAGGCGATGGTGCGGACGATGGCCAAGGAGCTCAAGGGCACGCGCGTGACGGCCAACTGCGTGGCTCCCGGGGCCACGGCCACGGACATGTTCTTCGCCGGGAAAAGCGACGAGACGGTGAGGCGGACCGCGGAGACGAACCCGATGGAGcggctcggggaggccggcgacATCGCACCGGTGGTCGGGTTCCTCTGCACCGACGCCGCCGAGTGGGTCAACGGGCAGGTCATCCGGGTCAACGGCGGGTACGTCTGA